The Methylocella tundrae genome contains the following window.
CGGAGGCGGACCCGGCAGATCAGCCGCGATAACCGACGGCGCGGCTGCAATCAGGGGCCCTCGGGCGGATGGCGCCCGCGGCCGCCAGGTCGAGGATCAGCCCAAAGGGGTTAAGCCATGCTCAGTCGCCGCGCTTTGCTTGCCGCCTCGATCGCCGCTCTCAGCTTCCGCGCGGCTCTCGCCGGAGGGCCGCCAACGCCCTTCGATCAAAGCGCTTTTGAAGCGGCGCAAAAGGCGGGCAAGCCGATCCTCGTGGAAATCACCGCGCCTTGGTGTCCAGTGTGCGCGGCGCAAAAGCCGATCATCGAAAAGCTGCGCACGGATCCGCGCTTCAAGGAACTCGAGATTTTCAACGTAGATTTCGACACGCAAAAGGAGCTGATGCGCCGCTTTGGCGCGCATCTGCAAAGCACGTTGATCTGCTTCAAGGGGACGCAGGAGACAGGCCGCTCCATTGGCGAGACGCAAGCCGAATGGATCGAGCAACTCCTTGAAAAGACGCTTTAGCTGGATGCGTCCCGACGAAAGCGGCGCGCCCGGCGCCGCGATGAGCATGGGCTGGCCGGAGCTGACGGCGCGCTCGCTCTGCTGGCATGGCGCCTCAACCTGCGTCCTCGGCGTTTTTCAACCCGCTGATTACCCATTCGCGTCAAGACTTTGAAAAAACGGCGGGATATACTGAATATTGCGCCGCTGATCCTTGGCGAATCGCAAAATATTCGATTCGATATCTAACGCTTATTGAACTTTATTCATATTTATTAGTCATTCGTATTCGTGAGGCTGCTATGCTGTCAATTTGGCGGCGCAAAAAGACGCGCCCGGTCATCTGCATGCTCGAGACCTATTCATGCGTTGGCGGCCTGCAGAATTTCAACCGGCGAGTGCTGGTCAATGTAGCGTCGCGCTCACGCGATGGCCGGCAAAAGCAGTCCGCGCTTGCAATATTGGCTGGCGACGACGGGGTCGAGATTCCAACCTTCGACGGGCTCGATATTGCGACGCCCAAAGGACGGTGGCGATTTTTCATCGCGTCCGTTTGGGCCGGAGTCATGGAAGCCGATATTCTGGTTCTGGGCCTTATCAATCTGCTTCCCATCGCCGTAGCGGTCCGACTATTTCGCCCCAAACTGCCGATTTTGCTGTTCGTGCATGGAGACGATGTATGGAATCAGCAAATCCACCGCAAGAAGCGTTTCTACGAAACGCCGTTGATCGGCGTGCTGACGCGGATCGCCTCGGTTAGCCAGTTCACGGCAGATGTCATGGCGCGGGAATTTCATGTCGCGCCAGAAAAATTCAGGGTGCTGCCGAACGCGGTCGATCCGTTGGAAGGCGCGGCCGCCGCTTCCGCCGGGCAGCCTCTCACAATTTTGACGGTCTCCCGTCTCGGCTCCGCCGATCGCGAGAAAAACGTCGGCTTGATGATCACCGCCGTGGCCGCTCTGAAAGAGAGACTGCCAGGCGTCAGATATGAGATCGTGGGCGACGGCACCCTACGGCCCGAGCTTGAAGCGATGGCGAGGGGACTGGGTCTTGACGACAATGTCACATTTCACGGGCGTCTCGACGATCAGGATTTGCAAAAGGCCTACGCGCGGGCCTCGGTCTTCGCCATGCCGTCCAACAAGGAGGGATTCGGCATTGTCTATCTCGAGGCGTGGCAACACGGTTTGCCGGTCATCTGCAGTTCGGTTGGCGCGCCAAGTGAAATCATATCGGATGGCGTTGATGGATACGTCATCGATCCGACCAATGTTCCAGCGTTGGCGGATCGGCTCCACGACCTGCTGACGCAGCCCGGGCTGGCGAAGGCGATGGGCGAACGCGGCCGTCAGAAGGTCGAGCGGAAATATCTCAACACGAATTTTCGCCTTCACCTCGAGGCCATCCTGGAGGAATTGTCCAGCGATGCGCTCCAGCACGAATTTGCTTCAGACGGAAAGGTGTCATTGCAGCCTTGAACGCGATGGGCGCGATAGCGTGAGGACTGAAGCGGCCTCTTCTATGCCACGCGCCTCGCGTCCGTGGCTATCCCGACTCATTCGTTCGTCGCGGAATCGCATTCCTCTCTTTAAGCGTTTGTATTAACGCGCGTTATTGGTCCGAAGAGCCTGCAACTTCCGGCATCGCGCTGCGGAATAAAGCAATCTGGTCAGAATGCGTTTTCACTATGAATCTCGCGCAGGATGGTCATGACGCCAATCTTGATATCGAAAAGCACAGACCAATTGTCGATATAAAACAGATCGCAGCGCACGCGGTTCTCTACCTGTTCGATGGTTGTCGTCTCGCCGCGCCAGCCATTGACCTGCGCCCAGCCGGTAATGCCAGGCTTGACGCGATGACGTAGCGCATATTGTTGCACCACATCCGCGAACAGCCGATCGGCCGCCTTGGTGTTTGGCGCATGTGGTCGTGGTCCGACCAACGACATCGTGCCATTCATCACATTGAAAAGTTGCGGCAGCTCGTCAAGACTGGATTTGCGCAGCCATTTTCCAACCCGCGTGATGCGTGGATCGTCGCGCTTCGTTTGGCGATCCGCCATGACATCCGTCATATCCGCATACATGGTGCGAAATTTATAGCAGACGAACATCCTGTTGTTGAAACCGAGGCGAGGTTGGCGGAACAGGATCGGTCCGGGGCTGTCGAGCCGGATGATCAAAGCGAGCATGGCAAACAGAGGCGAAAGAAAAATGAGGGCCAGCCCGCCGACGGCATAGTCGAAACAGAGCTTCTTCGCGGCCCGCCAGTCCTTCAGAGGATTTTCGCCGATCGAGATGACCGGGTTCGAGCCGACGACGCGGAACTGATGTCCGCGATAGGCGAGGCCGGCAAGGTCCGTGGTGAGGCAGACATCCGCGACCGTGCTGCTCAATTGCTCCAATACATCCGATATGCGCTGCGCCGCGCTGAGCGGCAGCGCAACGGCGATCAACTCGATTTTCTCTTCGCGGCTATCGCGCACGAGATCGGCGACCGAACCCCGAACGGCGACATTGGCGTGCGTCGCAGGGACTCGGCCGGAGCGCAGGCGGTCGTCGTAGATCCCAACGATCTCGAAGGCCTCCGGCTCAGTTCGCAGCCGCTCGATGAATTCACGGCTGAAGTCGCTGACGGCGACGACGGCGATGCGGCGGCGAAAGCGTCCAGCCTGTATCCAGCGCCGCATCAACGCCGCAAGGGCAAAGCGGAAGCCGGCCAGCGTCAAAAGCCCCGAAGCCGCGAAGGCGAAGGGAAAGGCGCGAAGCGGCGGCGCCTGCGCATTGGCGAGGAACAGGCAGGCGATCACGGCGCCATCCGCGAAAACAACCGCTTTCAGGATCCCCCACATCTGCGTTTGCGCGACGCGCAGGCGATCAATCGCATAGCAGCCCGTCGAGGCGAGGATGGCGCAACCGATCGACGCGCCGATGATTGCGGCGAGCATGGAAGGACCAGGCAAAGGCGCCTCGAAGCAGGCGGCGAGTCCATTCGCCGCGAGGCAGGCGGCGAAAAGAAAAAGCGCGAAATCGAGGACGCGCACGATGCCAATAAAGACAGGCGTCGAGAACGGCTTCGCGGCGCGTCTGCCGATCGTGCTTTGGACTAGGCTGACCATCACTCGATGTCCTTGGCGCGGAAATAATAAAGCGGCGCAATGCCGGGCGAGCCGAGGCCAGTGCGGATGTCATGCCGTTTGCGGCCGCATGGGGAGTTGAGTTTTGAGCCTGTGCTGCGCGTCGCCGATATTGCTTCAATGCTTGCGATCGCGGAGACAGTGCTTCAGAAACCTTGCGCGAAGCTGCACATTAAGCGGTCGGTCCATCAGCCGAGCGACAATACGGGCTGGCAAGCGCAGATAGCTCGCCGCCCCTTAACGCGCCCTGCGAGAAAACCCTCACATCGCGAAAGCTTCGCCAAATTCGGCGTGATTCGCGTCTAAAAACCGGGCGGCGCAGTTCGGCTCGTCAATTTCAGGATGTTTCACCGGATCGATATGAAACGGCCTGCCGCGCCTATGCGTAAACTCGTGGGCGTGCACGCGGAACCAGCGGCTCAGAGCCTTGGCTCCACCGGCTTCGGCGCTGTATGGCGGATCGCCCCCTCGCTTCGCCCGAGCATGAAGATGCCCGGCCGGAACGAAAGCGTGACGATCGTCGAAAACATCGATGACGATCCAGTGGTCGGCGTGAAGCCGATGGAATTGCATAACTGCGAGGCCCCAGATCTCGTCCGGGTCCAAGGTCGTCTGAAACCAAGCTTCATATTCTTCCGGTTTCCACTGCCGCAGGGTTTCCTTGCCGATCTCATAAAGCGACTGATGGCCCGTCGCCGCGCCCGACGGCATTCTGTCAAAGATTCGATCGAACACGACGGCGACGGCGGCCCATTCCGTTGTATCTTCGTACCAGCGGTCCTCTGTCCGCAGATAGCGCGGCAAGGCTTTCTGACGCGAGGGAGAAAGCTGGTAGCCGCTTCTCGTTTGCGTCGCAAACCACATGATGCCCGGGGCGATTTCCCTCGCATCGGCGACCTCGCCCCACGGGCTCAAAGCCGGCTTCGGCGAAGGACGGGCCGCCAGCCTGCTCCAAAGCGAAGGCGTCGGACCCTGATCGGCGCCTCCGATCTCGGCCAGCGTCAGAGGAGGCGACTCCACCTCCAGCCGATCAAAAAAATAGGGCATAACCGCATCCCTCCAAATATGAACCGCCGATCAAAAGCGTTTCGGGGGCCTTTGACGATCAAAGCTAGAGCTTTGTAAAAAACTGCGCCGTCTCAATAACCAGTCTGAAAAACCCATCGAAAATATATTACATCATTTCGATGGGATCGCAGTTTTTAATAATCATTTATTCTCTACGGTAAATCGCCAAGATCCCGCCTGCCTTATTCACTCAATTTTAAGTTGCGCCGCTGCCTGGTCAGCGCTGGCAAGGTAAGATGACCTTGAAACTTTGCCGCTGATCTAAAAAGATGTTCGGCATTTGAATGAAAGGGAGACGTTCGCCGCCGCCGGCTCAAGCCCGACCGCGCGGCCCCCCGGGACGCTTCCAAAGACGACGATCGGCGCGCTGGCGCCTGGACGCTCCGCTAAGGCGTCGTCGTCACCGGCAGGACGCCGTGACCACCGCGTCAACGGGCTGGCCGCCGTCGGCGGGCGTGAGCTTGCTCAGGGTAAGCTTCAGCCGGCCCGCGCTCGCAAGGCTCTTCAGCCTGATGATCATGACGTTCGACCAGAACTCAGGCGGAGCGTCGACAGCCGCGACGCCTTCGCTTGCAGCCTCGCCCGCCTTGATCGCCCTGTCGAAGGCGACCAGCACCGACCCATCGGCGCCGACGCCGCCGAAGCCGCAATTCACGGAAGGCGGCGCGGCGGCGGCTGGATCCGATGAAACCGCCGCCATCGCATCATTGACCTTGGCTGTGGGATCGGGGCCGGGGCGGATGAAAGCGCCAAGAGGCGTCATTGGCTGGTCTGGCGTCAGCGGCGGCATATTGCCCGTGGCGGCGTAAGCGCGCCAGACCTTCGCGGCGCGTTCGCTCGGCAGCCAGATGAACGGCCGCGGATCGTGGTAGCTGTCGCGCGGGCTGATCGCAACATTGACCATGCGCTCGCCGTCGCTCCAGGGCTGCGTCGACGTCCTGACCGCGACATCGTAAGTCCCAAGCCATCCGGCGTGGTTCCGCCAGTCCGGCGCAAGAGCGGGGCCGGCGAGCGGAGGCGTCGCGGGCAGGCGCAGCTTCAGCACTTCCTCAAGCCAGACCCGCAGAAACCGAAAGTCGATTCTATGCTGATATCCATGCACCGAGCCGCCATGCCAATGCCCCGGCTGGCTGATCAAGGTGAGGGGCGCGCCGGCTTTTGCGACGAGGTTGCGGGCGAAGGCGTCGTGCGTAATCTTGGGGTTTGCATCCTCGACGTCGGTTAAAAGTCCGCCAAAGCCGTCGTCCGGATCGGAAAGGAATAATTGCGGAACCCACGCCGGCGCCTGATAGGGCGGCTGATCGAGTTCATCGAGGCCGATGACCGCGAGAACCCTTTGCGGCGGCAGTCGCGAATCGGCGTTTGAGAGAAGCGGGCTGGACGCGGTTCCGCCCGCCGCCGCCGCGCCGACCGAAAAGCCGAACAATACGACGTTGAGATTCTCGATCTCGGGGTGGTTCGGGAGTCGGCGGGCCGCCGCCCGCAGCGTGTCGAGAATCTTCTTTGCGTTGCCCTCAGGGTCGGAATAGGTCAGCGGCAAATCGAGCTGGATGCTGTTGAACTCGGCGGCGACGGCGCGCCAGTTTGGCTCGCCGTCGGGCAGCCACACCGGGCTGATATTGATGAAAGCCGCCCGCGCGGGTTTTGCGAGGTCAGGAAGGTAAGCGTCATACCCATTGATCTTGCCCCTCCACGGTTTCGGCTCGGACGCGTCAGGGGCCGCGGAGGCCCCCGCGAGGCCAAGGGCAATCGCGAAAGCGAGGGTCAAAGCGCGTAAGCTCATGTTTGCTCCCAACCTGTTCTTCGCCAGGGGCGCTTCGAAGGCATCCTAATTCGCGGCGTCCGGCCAAAATGGGTGGACAGGATCATAAACCGTGCGTAACGCATTGAGGAACATTCCAGCGGCCTGAACCAACACAAGCTCGCGAGCCGGGCGGCGGGACCACGCTGCCTCCGGCGTTTGCGTGATGGTGTTCGGGCGGTTAAAAGCATATCGGCGGCGGTCACACGAGGCCGCCGCCCGCAAAGGTCCGCCCGAGCCCTACTGACGGAGGAATTGGCATGAAGAACCCGGATGCGCGGGCCTGGATGTGGTCCGACGCGGTGGATATGCTGGCGCGCGCGGACCGTCTTCATCGCCAGCTCTTCCAGCTCGCCTCGAGCCAAAGCCGCAAATCCAGCTGGGAGCCGCCCGTCGACGTCGTCGAGACCGACCGCGAACTGATCGTGCTGGCGGCGCTGCCCGGCGTCGATCCGCAAAACATCAAGGTGGCGATCGAGAACGGTCAACTGGTGATCGCGGGCGAACGGCTGCTGCCGCCAGAGTTCAGAACCGCCGCGATCCATCGCCTGGAGCTGCCGCAGGGACGCTTCGAACGGACGCTGCCGCTGCCGCCCGGCCGCTATGAAGTTTTGCGACCTTCGGCGGCCAATGGCTGTCTCGCCATCGTCCTGCGTAAAGTGATTTAGAGCGCGATGAGCTAAATCCGTCCTGCTCATCACTTCCCTATTTTGACGAATGATCTCAGCTAGGCGCCGGCTATTTCCTGCAAGATCATCGTCCAACCGGAAATCCCGCCATGTCGCGCTTCGCCTCCCCCCTCTTTGCACAGGCCGTCCACGCCGCAGACGCCGCGACCGGCGCCCCCGCCCCCGCCGCGGACACGAACGACGCCGATCCGCACAAGGATGCGCTGATCATCGTGCCGGTTCGCAGCTTCGTGCTGTTTCCTGGCGTCGTCATGCCGGTGACCATCGGCCGGCCGGCGTCGATCGCGGCGGCGCAGGAGGCTGTGCGCCAGGGACGCCCGATCGGCCTCCTCATGCAGCGCGACCCCGCCGAGGACGATCCAACGCCGCTGAGCATGCATCGCATGGGCGTCGTCGCGTCGATCCTGCGCTACGTCACCGCGCAGGATGGCGGCCATCATCTGATCTGCCAGGGCGAGCAGCGTTTCTACGTCGAAGAATTCGTGAAGGAGAAGCCCTTTCTCGCCGCGCGCGTGCGGCGCATCGAGGAGCAGGACGTCCGCTCGCCCGACATTGAAGCGCGTTTCGTGCATCT
Protein-coding sequences here:
- a CDS encoding thioredoxin family protein, whose product is MLSRRALLAASIAALSFRAALAGGPPTPFDQSAFEAAQKAGKPILVEITAPWCPVCAAQKPIIEKLRTDPRFKELEIFNVDFDTQKELMRRFGAHLQSTLICFKGTQETGRSIGETQAEWIEQLLEKTL
- a CDS encoding glycosyltransferase family 4 protein, with the protein product MLSIWRRKKTRPVICMLETYSCVGGLQNFNRRVLVNVASRSRDGRQKQSALAILAGDDGVEIPTFDGLDIATPKGRWRFFIASVWAGVMEADILVLGLINLLPIAVAVRLFRPKLPILLFVHGDDVWNQQIHRKKRFYETPLIGVLTRIASVSQFTADVMAREFHVAPEKFRVLPNAVDPLEGAAAASAGQPLTILTVSRLGSADREKNVGLMITAVAALKERLPGVRYEIVGDGTLRPELEAMARGLGLDDNVTFHGRLDDQDLQKAYARASVFAMPSNKEGFGIVYLEAWQHGLPVICSSVGAPSEIISDGVDGYVIDPTNVPALADRLHDLLTQPGLAKAMGERGRQKVERKYLNTNFRLHLEAILEELSSDALQHEFASDGKVSLQP
- a CDS encoding undecaprenyl-phosphate glucose phosphotransferase — protein: MVSLVQSTIGRRAAKPFSTPVFIGIVRVLDFALFLFAACLAANGLAACFEAPLPGPSMLAAIIGASIGCAILASTGCYAIDRLRVAQTQMWGILKAVVFADGAVIACLFLANAQAPPLRAFPFAFAASGLLTLAGFRFALAALMRRWIQAGRFRRRIAVVAVSDFSREFIERLRTEPEAFEIVGIYDDRLRSGRVPATHANVAVRGSVADLVRDSREEKIELIAVALPLSAAQRISDVLEQLSSTVADVCLTTDLAGLAYRGHQFRVVGSNPVISIGENPLKDWRAAKKLCFDYAVGGLALIFLSPLFAMLALIIRLDSPGPILFRQPRLGFNNRMFVCYKFRTMYADMTDVMADRQTKRDDPRITRVGKWLRKSSLDELPQLFNVMNGTMSLVGPRPHAPNTKAADRLFADVVQQYALRHRVKPGITGWAQVNGWRGETTTIEQVENRVRCDLFYIDNWSVLFDIKIGVMTILREIHSENAF
- a CDS encoding DUF7007 domain-containing protein, with amino-acid sequence MPYFFDRLEVESPPLTLAEIGGADQGPTPSLWSRLAARPSPKPALSPWGEVADAREIAPGIMWFATQTRSGYQLSPSRQKALPRYLRTEDRWYEDTTEWAAVAVVFDRIFDRMPSGAATGHQSLYEIGKETLRQWKPEEYEAWFQTTLDPDEIWGLAVMQFHRLHADHWIVIDVFDDRHAFVPAGHLHARAKRGGDPPYSAEAGGAKALSRWFRVHAHEFTHRRGRPFHIDPVKHPEIDEPNCAARFLDANHAEFGEAFAM
- a CDS encoding Hsp20/alpha crystallin family protein, giving the protein MKNPDARAWMWSDAVDMLARADRLHRQLFQLASSQSRKSSWEPPVDVVETDRELIVLAALPGVDPQNIKVAIENGQLVIAGERLLPPEFRTAAIHRLELPQGRFERTLPLPPGRYEVLRPSAANGCLAIVLRKVI